From a region of the Desmodus rotundus isolate HL8 chromosome 7, HLdesRot8A.1, whole genome shotgun sequence genome:
- the PUS3 gene encoding tRNA pseudouridine(38/39) synthase: MAENDRDTIQTDRLLKRVQELEQEVERLKKERADAKDSNTRESSSGAGKARRAFDFSAHGRRHVALKIAYLGWGYQGFASQENTSNTIEEKLFEALTKTRLVESRQTANYHRCGRTDKGVSAFGQVISLDLRSYFPKDRDSEDLNIKDGVGDAAKEIRYTHILNRVLPADIRVLAWAPVEPSFSARFSCLERTYRYFFPRADLDIEAMNCAAHKYVGTHDFRNLCKMDVANGVINFQRTILSAQVKLVGQSLAEDGWQAPFQLCQFEVTGQAFLYHQVRCMMAVLFLIGQGMEEPEIIDELLNVEKNPQKPQYSMAVEFPLVLYDCKFENIPWVYDREVQEFNVAHLQQQWADQAVKTHLLYSMLQGLDSVAVPCGTGTEAEGVIEWRSVKPPVIKHTSAFVEGVKMRTYKPLMDRPKCQGLESRIQHCVRRGRIEYPRLFNETETKAKRECNDALEEGNTVLEKPTKRVCVDAEIKSII; the protein is encoded by the exons ATGGCTGAAAATGACAGAGACACGATCCAGACCGACAGACTCCTAAAGAGAGTACAAGAACTGGAGCAGGAGGTAGAACGGCTTAAAAAAGAACGGGCCGATGCCAAGGACTCAAATACCAGAGAAAGCTCTTCGGGCGCCGGGAAGGCTAGGCGTGCGTTTGATTTCAGCGCTCACGGCCGGAGGCACGTGGCCCTAAAGATAGCCTACCTGGGCTGGGGGTACCAGGGCTTCGCCAGCCAGGAAAACACGAGCAATACGATCGAGGAGAAGCTGTTTGAGGCTCTGACCAAGACTCGACTAGTGGAAAGCAGACAGACAGCCAACTATCACCGGTGTGGGCGAACGGACAAAGGAGTCAGTGCCTTTGGTCAG GTGATTTCTCTTGACCTTCGGTCTTACTTCCCAAAGGACAGGGATTCAGAGGATCTTAATATCAAAGATGGAGTCGGCGATGCTGCTAAAGAGATCCGTTATACTCACATCCTCAACCGGGTGCTGCCTGCAGACATCCGAGTACTGGCCTGGGCCCCCGTAGAGCCCAGCTTCAGCGCTAGGTTCAGCTGTCTGGAGCGGACGTACCGCTACTTCTTCCCTCGTGCAGATTTAGACATTGAAGCCATGAACTGTGCGGCTCACAAGTACGTTGGCACACATGACTTTAGGAACCTGTGTAAAATGGATGTAGCTAACGGAGTGATTAATTTTCAGAGGACCATTCTGTCTGCTCAAGTGAAGCTCGTGGGCCAGAGCCTGGCTGAGGACGGGTGGCAAGCACCTTTCCAGTTATGTCAGTTTGAAGTGACCGGCCAGGCATTCCTCTACCATCAAGTCCGCTGTATGATGGCGGTCCTTTTTCTAATTGGCCAAGGAATGGAGGAGCCAGAGATTATCGATGAGCTGCTAAATGTGGAGAAAAACCCCCAGAAACCTCAGTacag CATGGCTGTAGAGTTCCCGCTGGTCTTGTACGACTGCAAGTTTGAAAACATCCCGTGGGTCTACGACCGGGAGGTCCAGGAGTTCAATGTTGCCCATCTACAGCAACAGTGGGCGGACCAAGCCGTGAAGACTCACCTGCTGTACAGTATGCTGCAAGGACTCGACTCCGTCGCAGTACCCTGCGGGACAG GAACAGAGGCGGAAGGAGTGATAGAATGGAGAAGCGTGAAGCCCCCCGTCATAAAGCACACCAGTGCCTTTGTAGAAGGAGTGAAAATGCGCACATACAAGCCCCTAATGGACCGTCCCAAATGCCAAGGACTGGAGTCCCGGATTCAGCATTGTGTACGTAGGGGACGCATCGAGTACCCGCGCTTATTCAATGAGacagaaacaaaagccaaaagGGAATGTAACGACGCACTAGAGGAAGGAAATACTGTTTTGGAGAAACCAACAAAGAGAGTCTGTGTTGATGCAGAAATTAAAAGCATCATTTAA